In one Nostoc sp. KVJ3 genomic region, the following are encoded:
- a CDS encoding CPBP family intramembrane glutamic endopeptidase, producing the protein MTLKRLILIFILTPIAVLLAISSLFSSWQEPQFQSRLELYQTNIALQASAWQSEDSGDDNLQSIREAILGDQPLESSTKQYEEARQSVEANLDKVNSKLAQLRSQPEITPTIPKPLPDVPLTTKTSKQGEKQLQQSLKQLQKLLAELDLRLGILQAQQGQTDTALKTWSELQQRSNINPEFGETASVLSGLWSNPPRLLQNAQERIQKNLEGWFRSNALVKLYQLQQREDALSAVKAAQQESAAQAVVKLAVIGTIPTLAALIGLILLILLFAQRLLKGKASLLAQNADVLWSTPWDGETILQVFVVGFFFMGQIFVPLALSLLPIPRPVADVRFQAFYVLLSYLLVASGALLVLYFSLKRFFPLPEFWFRFRFQENWFLWGLGGYCTALPIVVVVSLINQQLWQGQGGSNPLLQLALESQDGVALGIFFSTAAIAAPFFEEILFRGFLLPSLTRYLPVWGAILISSLLFAIAHLSLSEILPLTALGIVLGVVYTRSRNLLAPMLLHSLWNSGTLLSLFILGSN; encoded by the coding sequence ATGACACTCAAGCGGTTAATTTTAATTTTTATACTGACACCGATCGCAGTTCTGTTGGCAATTTCGTCTTTGTTCAGTAGTTGGCAAGAACCTCAGTTCCAAAGTCGCCTGGAACTGTACCAAACCAATATTGCTCTCCAAGCCTCAGCTTGGCAATCAGAAGATAGTGGTGATGACAATCTTCAGTCGATTCGGGAAGCGATCCTTGGCGATCAACCCTTGGAAAGCTCCACAAAGCAGTATGAGGAGGCGCGTCAATCAGTCGAAGCGAATTTGGACAAAGTTAACAGCAAACTTGCACAATTACGCTCTCAACCTGAAATAACTCCCACAATTCCGAAACCCCTACCTGATGTACCTCTCACTACTAAAACCTCTAAACAGGGAGAGAAACAGTTACAGCAGTCTCTCAAGCAATTACAAAAATTACTGGCTGAATTAGACTTGCGTCTAGGAATTTTACAAGCACAGCAAGGACAAACGGATACTGCTCTCAAAACTTGGAGCGAATTACAACAACGCTCAAATATCAATCCAGAATTTGGGGAAACCGCCTCTGTATTGAGTGGACTGTGGAGCAATCCTCCCCGTCTGCTGCAAAATGCTCAAGAACGAATTCAAAAGAATTTAGAAGGTTGGTTTCGCTCCAATGCTTTGGTTAAGTTATACCAACTCCAGCAACGAGAAGACGCTTTATCAGCAGTTAAAGCTGCACAACAAGAATCTGCGGCTCAAGCGGTGGTGAAATTAGCAGTTATTGGCACTATTCCCACTTTGGCAGCTTTAATTGGTCTAATACTGCTAATTTTATTATTTGCTCAACGCTTGTTGAAAGGAAAAGCCTCGCTACTAGCTCAAAATGCTGATGTCCTTTGGTCAACGCCTTGGGATGGTGAAACGATTTTGCAGGTTTTTGTCGTCGGCTTTTTCTTCATGGGGCAAATTTTTGTGCCTTTAGCCCTATCGCTGCTCCCTATCCCGCGTCCTGTTGCTGATGTGCGATTTCAGGCTTTTTATGTTTTGCTTAGTTACTTACTGGTAGCATCAGGCGCGTTGTTAGTGCTGTATTTCTCTCTCAAGCGCTTTTTTCCCTTACCAGAATTTTGGTTTCGCTTCCGTTTTCAAGAGAACTGGTTTTTGTGGGGACTAGGAGGCTATTGCACCGCTTTACCGATAGTTGTGGTGGTATCTTTGATTAATCAACAGCTATGGCAAGGACAGGGTGGTAGTAACCCTCTGTTGCAACTAGCCCTAGAAAGCCAAGATGGTGTAGCACTTGGTATATTTTTCTCCACAGCCGCGATCGCAGCTCCATTTTTTGAAGAAATTCTCTTTCGTGGCTTTTTGTTACCCTCTCTAACTCGTTACTTACCTGTGTGGGGAGCAATTCTAATCAGTAGTTTGTTGTTTGCGATCGCTCACCTCAGTTTGTCAGAAATTCTTCCTCTCACTGCGTTAGGGATTGTCTTAGGGGTCGTTTACACGCGATCGCGCAACCTTCTTGCTCCTATGCTCCTCCATAGCCTCTGGAATAGCGGTACATTATTAAGTCTATTTATTTTAGGTAGCAATTGA